The Cetobacterium ceti DNA segment TATTTTTCAATTTTTTCTCTTTTTAAAATAGAAACTCTAGTCCCTTTACTTAAAGTATCTATAACTTTTTTATCTTTTAAGTTATCATATACTCTAACACGATGGCTATTTACATAATGATAATTTTTTTTTATAGATTCTTTTTTAATTTCTTGCTCTACTAATAATTTCTCTGGTACCTTTTTCATTTCACTAATTTCTGCTCCATGAGCTTGTTGAGAAAATAAATCTAACTTAATTTCCTCTTTTACTTTTAAAGGTTCCTTAGGTTTACTATGACCAAAAGAAACATAAATAATTCCTACAAATAAACAAACTATAATTGTTAAAAAACTACTAAATCTTTTTTTGCTTCTAATTCTCACATGTCCCTCCGATTTGGTTTTTTATTTTTTATTCACTAGTATATAAAATAACATTTTTTTTACACTTTTACTAGAAAAAACTATACCTCTCTGTTAGAATTTATTTAGCATATAAATATATAAAAGGAGCGTTCCTATGAATTTTAAAAAATTTTATTTTTTATTTATTTTTTTACTTTACTCTACCATAGGTTTTGGAACTTCCCTTGAAGATTCTAAAAATCTTTTAGAGGGTACTTTACCAAATGGATTACACTATTATATTTTAAAAAATGAAAAGCCTGAAAACAGAGCCTCTCTAAATTTAGTTGTAAGTTCTGGTTCTTTAAATGAGGAAGATGACCAACAAGGATTAGCCCATTTCTTAGAACATATGGCCTTTAATGGTACTACAAAATATAAAAAAAATGACCTAATAAAATATTTACAATCTTTAGGTTTAGATTTCGGCGGAGATTTAAATGCCTATACTAGTTTTGGAGAAACAGTTTATAAGCTTCAAGTTCCCACAAGTGAAAAAGACTTAGATACAGGCCTTGAGGTATTGAGAGAATGGGCTTCTGAGATTACTCTTGATCCAAAAGCTATAGACAATGAAAAAGGAGTTATTCTTGAAGAATGGCGTCTTAGACAGGGGTTAACCCAAAGAATCGGAGATATTCAAAAGAAAATATTATTTGGTAATTCTAGATATTTTCATAGATTTCCAATTGGTCTTCCTGAAAATATTAAAAGTGCCAATCATAATTTATTGAATAGTTATTATAAAAAATGGTATCAACCTAGAAATATGGCAGTTATAGCCGTAGGAGACTTTGATCCTAATATGGTTGAAAGTATTATTAAAAAATATTTTAACTATAAAGGTGATGATAACTTTACTTCTGGAGTTAATTATACCATTGAAAATAATTTTAAAAAATCTACTACTATTTTCACCGATCCTGAAATAACAGGAGTTTCCCTTAATTTTATTTGTCAAAGTAAAAATGCTCCAGTTAATACAATGGACACTTTAAAAAAATCTATTGCAAGAGATCTATATTTAGGAATTTTAAATACACAATTTTCAATAATTTCTAAGGAAAATAACTCTCCTATTATAAATGGTGGAGGCTATTCATATAATATTGGGAAAAAAGATAGATTCAATATGATTTCCTTAGATTTAAGAGAAAATGATATTACTTCTGGAATTGAAAAGGGATATTCTTTAGTTAAGTATTTAGGAACAAAACTTATCTCTTTAGAAACATTAAATTTAGAAAAAACTGATTATCTCTCTGGAATTAAAAATTTTGTAAAAAATAAAAAAAGTATTCAAAATAATACCTATATTGATATGATAAAAAATAAATATTTATATGGGGATACTTTTATCAATCCTGAAGACGAATTATCTTTAACTGAAAATATTTTAAAAACAATTACCCCTGAAGATATTGAAAATATTGCCAAGGAATTCTATCAAGAAAATACTGCTATTTTCCTAATTGCTCCTGAAAAAGATAATTTAAATATTCCTTCAAAAGAAGACATTGATTCTGTAATTGATAAAATTAGATCTTCATCCCTCGATAATTTAACATTAAATAATTCTTTACCAAAATTAGAGAAATTAAATTTAGTTCCTGGAAAAATAATTACTACTGATTCTACTAAAGATTGTACTATTTATACTCTTTCTAACGGTATAAAAGTTTATTATAAACATACTGATTTTGATAAGGATAAAATTTCTATAAGATTATTTAAAGAGGAGGGAAGCTCAAATGAAGACTATGATAACTATATAAATTCTATTGTAGCTCCATATTTAATAAGTAATTCTGGTATTGGAAACTTAACCTCTGATCAAATGGAAATTTTTATGAAGGGAAAAAATTTCTCAGTTACTCCATATATAACTGACTATGAAGAGGGATTTTATATTAATAGCGATATGGAAAATTTAGGTTTATCTCTTGATTTCTTTAGACTTATGATAAATAATCCTAAAATTGACAAAGATATTTTTAATAACCTTATGAATCAACTTAAAGAAGAAGTTAAAAATAAATATAATTCTCCTAAAGCACTATATAGAGATAAAGTTTCTTCTATTTTAAGTAATAATAATCCTAGAAGAAAATCCTTAGATGAATCCGATTTAAGTAAAATATCTGAAGCAAAAGTTTTAAATATTTTTAAAAAGAAATTTAATAATTTTAATAATTATAAGATCGTTATTGTTGGTTCTTTAAATGATACTGAAGCTAGAAATGAAATCACAAAATATTTTGCATCTTTACCAGTTAAAAGTGAAAATAATAAACCACAGCCTCTTGGAATAACATTTCCTAAAAATATCATAAAGGATTCAGTAACAAAAGGTGTAGATAAAAAAGCAACTGTTACATTAGTTTATCCATACGAAGGAACATATTCTAATGAAAATAGAACTCTATATAATGCTTCTTCAAAAATTTTAGATATGATTTTAATTGAAGAAATAAGAGAAAAATTAGGTGGAGTTTACTCTATTTACTCTGTTCCTGATTTAGAACCATATAATTATGGAGAAAATAGTTTGAAAATATTTTTTAGTACCAAGGTATCTAGAACTGAAGAAATTACAGAAGCAACTAAAACTGTAGTTGATAATTTTATAAATGGAAAAATAGATCAGAAAAAAATAGATGATATTATAACTAATTATAAATTAACATATGAAACAGCTATTAGAAAAAATCAATATTGGTCACAATATCTTTATAAAAAATCTTTTATACCTGATTATAAAGTTTTAACTCCAAAGGAGTATAACTCTTTTATAAATTATGAAAATATGGTAAAATTTTTAAAAACTGCGGTGAATAAAGATAATTATATCCAAATTACACTGCTACCAGAAAGGGAGGAATAAAATGCCACACTTAACATTTAGAGGTATTGATAAAAAAGCACTTATAGAAAATTCTAAAACTTTAGTAGATGAATTAACAGTTCTTGTAGGTTGTGATAGAACTTGGTTTACTATTGAACACAGAGAAACTGAATTTATTTTTGATGGAAATATCATTCCTGGATTTACTTTTGTAGATATGGCTTGGTTTGATCGTGGACAAGAAGTTCAAGATAAAGTTGCTATTGCTATTACAGACTTTTGTAAAAAGTTTAACAATGGAAAAGATACTACTGTAGTTTTCCATTTACTAAAAGAAAATACTTATTATGAAAATGGAGCTCATTTCTAATTATTCAAAAAACAAAAAGTGCCGAGATAGATAATTATCTCTGCACTTTTTTTATCACTTTATTCTTTCTTTTATCAATCCTTTTCTATAGGCACATAATAAATTTTGTAAATCTATTATCTGTTCCTTAATCCCCCGACCTACATCTGTATCTCCTACTCTTATTCTATCTATACTTCTATCTATAGTCACAGTTGTAGAGTGTATGTCTAGACAATTTTTTATGGCATTCTCCCTAGATGTAAAGGGCTCATGAGCTACTATTCTAAGTGTTTGAGAGTTATATACTAAAGTATATCCTCCTATTCCTGTCTTATCTTGATAAGCTCTTGAATATCCTCCATCTATT contains these protein-coding regions:
- a CDS encoding M16 family metallopeptidase, producing MNFKKFYFLFIFLLYSTIGFGTSLEDSKNLLEGTLPNGLHYYILKNEKPENRASLNLVVSSGSLNEEDDQQGLAHFLEHMAFNGTTKYKKNDLIKYLQSLGLDFGGDLNAYTSFGETVYKLQVPTSEKDLDTGLEVLREWASEITLDPKAIDNEKGVILEEWRLRQGLTQRIGDIQKKILFGNSRYFHRFPIGLPENIKSANHNLLNSYYKKWYQPRNMAVIAVGDFDPNMVESIIKKYFNYKGDDNFTSGVNYTIENNFKKSTTIFTDPEITGVSLNFICQSKNAPVNTMDTLKKSIARDLYLGILNTQFSIISKENNSPIINGGGYSYNIGKKDRFNMISLDLRENDITSGIEKGYSLVKYLGTKLISLETLNLEKTDYLSGIKNFVKNKKSIQNNTYIDMIKNKYLYGDTFINPEDELSLTENILKTITPEDIENIAKEFYQENTAIFLIAPEKDNLNIPSKEDIDSVIDKIRSSSLDNLTLNNSLPKLEKLNLVPGKIITTDSTKDCTIYTLSNGIKVYYKHTDFDKDKISIRLFKEEGSSNEDYDNYINSIVAPYLISNSGIGNLTSDQMEIFMKGKNFSVTPYITDYEEGFYINSDMENLGLSLDFFRLMINNPKIDKDIFNNLMNQLKEEVKNKYNSPKALYRDKVSSILSNNNPRRKSLDESDLSKISEAKVLNIFKKKFNNFNNYKIVIVGSLNDTEARNEITKYFASLPVKSENNKPQPLGITFPKNIIKDSVTKGVDKKATVTLVYPYEGTYSNENRTLYNASSKILDMILIEEIREKLGGVYSIYSVPDLEPYNYGENSLKIFFSTKVSRTEEITEATKTVVDNFINGKIDQKKIDDIITNYKLTYETAIRKNQYWSQYLYKKSFIPDYKVLTPKEYNSFINYENMVKFLKTAVNKDNYIQITLLPEREE
- a CDS encoding DUF1904 domain-containing protein → MPHLTFRGIDKKALIENSKTLVDELTVLVGCDRTWFTIEHRETEFIFDGNIIPGFTFVDMAWFDRGQEVQDKVAIAITDFCKKFNNGKDTTVVFHLLKENTYYENGAHF